Part of the Neoarius graeffei isolate fNeoGra1 chromosome 15, fNeoGra1.pri, whole genome shotgun sequence genome is shown below.
TTCTACTGTCAGTCTATTGATATTCTAATGTCATTGTGTTGAAATGCtgatgaagaagatgatgataatTATTAAAATTAAACTGATTTGGGGTCTCAATTTAAATGACTGAATGTTGTAGGACTGATATAGGCAAGACTAGTTGAAAGTACGGTAGACTAAACTCTACTACAGAAAGCATCACTAAAATAATGCAATGAAGTAAACCTTAATAAATGTTCTTCTGAAGCTCTCTAGTTACCTCAATCCAACAATGCAAATAAAATTAGCTCAATTACTGATGAACTAGCTGTGAATGTATAAAATATTCCAatgaatacacacacaaaaagaaaACCTGCCTATATAATCCAAAGTTGTACCACAAGTTGTAGTTGAATTTGTTGTAGTTTCTTCCAAAGGACTCTCTGTGGGTAATTCTGCAAAAAGAGAAACATATTAATATGAGATATCTTAGTTAGATTTTAAATGTAGTGTAGTTAGTGATAGATGATGTTGTGAGATATCCATCTCAATTTAATCAATTTTCAATTTAATGTTCAATTTAATGCTAATTTATTATTTATGAGAATAATGGAACTGTATGCTAAGCACTTAACCCAGgtgtttgcaattttttttgtacaacTTAACCCCTAATGGACATCATGAATTTTCTGCAACCCCAAGCCATGACCATGCTACTCTTTTTTAAATTCCACATTTATAATGTagtaatttaaattaaaaatataatttataatttattgtTCAAGTCCTATACAAATGTAGCATGTCAAGATAGCAAATAAAGATCAAAAGGACACAGTGCACTcttcatttaaatatgtcttgTTTGAATGTGACTCCAAGTAACATTTCAACATTTGTAAAATAACTGAATAAATTAAATTTGATTTGTTGAGATGTAAAAGAAATTAGGTCTTCTTAATTTCAAAAAATGATTGATACTTCTAACTATGCTATGATTCCTTTTTATGAAAATATATTTGGTGCATAAATAGATTTAACATGAACGCAGAGTGATTGTATACCTTCAGATACTTCCTGAGGGTTTTGTTATATAATTCCTACAGTCATATAGGGTATATCCTCATATATATGAAATAGTACTTACCAATGACCAGTTGAGTGCCATTGCTGTGTCTGTGGATGAGTCGAGGAATATCCTGTGTGACCTTACAAAAATACCATCCTTGGTCATTGAAAGTAACATTTCTAATAGTCAAATGTGAAGTATTCCCTTCTTTGTCTTCACTGTAATGACTCACACTGGAGCCATTGGATGAGTTTAATTTAATCTTCTCAGCATTATTAAAGTAAGGAGTTTTGCCAAAAAACCAGTACACTTTGAGCCCTTTAACATTTGCCTGGAAAGTGCAGTGAATGGTTTCATCTGACCCTATACATGCCATAACTGTCTCTGGAGTGTTTGGATC
Proteins encoded:
- the LOC132898964 gene encoding uncharacterized protein LOC132898964, encoding MDSTAFNRNFLLLLTVGAIINTRVQGTLIDPNTPETVMACIGSDETIHCTFQANVKGLKVYWFFGKTPYFNNAEKIKLNSSNGSSVSHYSEDKEGNTSHLTIRNVTFNDQGWYFCKVTQDIPRLIHRHSNGTQLVIELPTESPLEETTTNSTTTCGTTLDYIVPETQSAPPWWLWVAVAVGCALIVATVIITTVICGRKKEAPVYENTKEASKRHWKEDRSLHQFMSSNGYSNKQMDTLKPHNYECRPKGRQLSPKL